A window of Apium graveolens cultivar Ventura chromosome 8, ASM990537v1, whole genome shotgun sequence contains these coding sequences:
- the LOC141678705 gene encoding uncharacterized protein LOC141678705 isoform X1 has product MECSQRRYGHWLVATNNLRSMDLNAVPLPDDDDDTFERHFEDYRASGKHIEHVNHAEHIESAVDILRREREERRQRLKRERPDERQMNASQPARNDQIYQAKHHKPSDRNKLPPGWLDCPAAGHEISCIIPSKVPLGEAFNDSVLPGKRYSSRQVIHQQRVLGRKLGLVIDLTNTSRYYLVGDWKKEGIKHVKISCKGRDSVPDNDAVNQFVHEVSQFIVRQKQSKKYILVHCTHGHNRTGFMIVHYLMRSLHISVTQAINIFAEARPPGIYKPDYIDALYTFYHERRPDIVVCPSTPDWKRSELDLNGDAMPDEDDDGGPASPILPENHEVEGSMTNDDILGDSIPSDQQEAMRQFCYQSLKLGAGVRGHSQFPGSHPVSLNSDNLQLLRQRYYYSTWKADGTRYMMLITMDGCYLVDRNFTFRRVQMRFPCKPTSEGFTDKTHHFTLLDGEMIIDTLPESHKQERRYLIYDMMAINQVSITERPFYERWKMLEKEVIEPRNHERHNIYQSRNPNYRYDSEPFRVRRKDFWLLSTVTKLLKGFIPKLSHDADGLVFQGWDDPYVPRTHEGLLKWKYATMNSVDFLFEMADTRQLLYLYERGKKKLMEGNKIVFNDDTDPSSYSGKIVECSWNFEEDVWVFMRIRPDKSTPNDINTYRKVLRSIKDNITEEVLLNEINEIIRLPMYADRIRSDSKAASLARRR; this is encoded by the exons ATGGAGTGCTCCCAAAGGAGATACGGTCATTGGCTAGTGGCTACGAATAATCTTCG CAGCATGGATTTAAATGCCGTGCCGCTTCCGGACGATGATGATGATACATTTGAACGTCATTTTGAAGATTACAGAGCATCAGGAAAGCATATTGAGCATGTAAATCACGCAGAACATATTGAGAGTGCAGTTGATATATTACGCAGG GAGCGTGAAGAAAGACGTCAGCGACTGAAAAGAGAACGACCGGATGAAAGACAGATGAATGCATCTCAACCAGCAAGGAACGACCAAATTTACCAAGCAAAGCACCATAAACCTTCTGATAGAAACAAGCTTCCTCCAG GTTGGTTGGATTGCCCTGCAGCTGGTCATGAGATTAGTTGTATTATCCCTTCAAAAGTCCCACTCGGGGAAGCCTTTAATGACTCTGTTCTTCCTGGTAAAAGATACTCTTCTAGGCAAGTGATTCATCAACAAAGAGTTTTAGGAAGAAAG CTCGGTTTAGTGATCGATCTTACGAACACCAGTCGTTACTACTTGGTTGGTGATTGGAAGAAAGAAGGCATCAAGCATGTTAAG ATTTCTTGCAAGGGGCGTGATTCTGTTCCTGACAATGATGCTGTGAATCAATTTGTTCACGAG GTTTCACAATTTATAGTCCGGCAAAAGCAGTCAAAGAAGTATATACTTGTCCACTGTACCCATGGGCATAACCGCACTGGTTTTATGATAGTTCATTATCTCATGCGTTCACTACATATATCAGTCACTCAG GCTATCAATATATTTGCCGAAGCGCGTCCGCCTGGAATATACAAACCAGACTATATTGATGCCTTGTATACATTTTATCATGAGAGGAGGCCTGATATTGTTGTTTGTCCTTCAACTCCGGATTGGAAAAGATCTGAACTTGATCTAAATGGTGATGCGATGCCAGATGAGGATGATGATGGTGGTCCTGCTTCTCCTATATTACCT GAGAATCATGAAGTAGAGGGATCGATGACAAATGATGACATTTTGGGAGATAGTATCCCTTCTGACCAGCAAGAAGCAATGAGGCAGTTTTGCTATCAGTCGCTGAAATTGGGTGCTGGG GTAAGAGGCCACTCACAGTTTCCAGGATCCCACCCCGTTTCACTCAACAG TGACAATTTACAACTGTTAAGGCAACGCTACTATTACTCTACATGGAAGGCCGATGGAACACGATATATGATGCTTATTACTATGGATGGGTGCTACTTAGTTGACAGGAATTTTACTTTTCGAAGGGTTCAAATGAGGTTTCCTTGCAAGCCTACTAGTGAG GGTTTTACAGATAAGACTCACCACTTCACGCTTCTTGACGGGGAGATGATTATCGATACTTTGCCGGAGTCACATAAGCAGGAAAGAAGATATCTGATCTATGATATGATGGCAATCAATCAAGTGTCTATCACAGAA CGGCCCTTTTACGAACGTTGGAAGATGCTTGAGAAAGAAGTCATTGAACCCCGGAACCATGAGCGCCATAACATATACCAGAGTAGAAATCCTAACTACAGATATGACTCAGAACCATTCAGG GTTAGAAGGAAGGACTTTTGGTTGCTTTCAACTGTTACCAAACTTTTGAAGGGATTTATTCCAAAGCTTTCACATGATGCAGATGGCCTTGTTTTTCAG GGTTGGGATGATCCTTATGTCCCTCGAACACATGAAGGACTTCTCAAGTGGAAATATGCAACAATGAACTCAGTTGACTTTCTGTTTGAG ATGGCTGACACTCGCCAGTTACTGTATCTCTATGAGCGAGGAAAGAAAAAGCTGATGGAAGGGAACAAGATTGTTTTCAATG ATGATACTGATCCCTCCTCATACTCTGGTAAGATTGTTGAGTGTTCTTGGAATTTTGAGGAAGACGTATGGGTCTTTATGAGAATAAGGCCCGACAAATCAACCCCAAATGATATCAACACCTACAGAAAG GTTTTGAGAAGTATAAAGGACAATATCACAGAGGAAGTGTTACTGAATGAAATAAATGAGATCATCCGCCTGCCAATGTACGCTGATAGGATAAGGAGTGATAGCAAAGCGGCTAGTTTAGCACGACGCAGGTGA
- the LOC141678705 gene encoding uncharacterized protein LOC141678705 isoform X2 translates to MECSQRRYGHWLVATNNLRMDLNAVPLPDDDDDTFERHFEDYRASGKHIEHVNHAEHIESAVDILRREREERRQRLKRERPDERQMNASQPARNDQIYQAKHHKPSDRNKLPPGWLDCPAAGHEISCIIPSKVPLGEAFNDSVLPGKRYSSRQVIHQQRVLGRKLGLVIDLTNTSRYYLVGDWKKEGIKHVKISCKGRDSVPDNDAVNQFVHEVSQFIVRQKQSKKYILVHCTHGHNRTGFMIVHYLMRSLHISVTQAINIFAEARPPGIYKPDYIDALYTFYHERRPDIVVCPSTPDWKRSELDLNGDAMPDEDDDGGPASPILPENHEVEGSMTNDDILGDSIPSDQQEAMRQFCYQSLKLGAGVRGHSQFPGSHPVSLNSDNLQLLRQRYYYSTWKADGTRYMMLITMDGCYLVDRNFTFRRVQMRFPCKPTSEGFTDKTHHFTLLDGEMIIDTLPESHKQERRYLIYDMMAINQVSITERPFYERWKMLEKEVIEPRNHERHNIYQSRNPNYRYDSEPFRVRRKDFWLLSTVTKLLKGFIPKLSHDADGLVFQGWDDPYVPRTHEGLLKWKYATMNSVDFLFEMADTRQLLYLYERGKKKLMEGNKIVFNDDTDPSSYSGKIVECSWNFEEDVWVFMRIRPDKSTPNDINTYRKVLRSIKDNITEEVLLNEINEIIRLPMYADRIRSDSKAASLARRR, encoded by the exons ATGGAGTGCTCCCAAAGGAGATACGGTCATTGGCTAGTGGCTACGAATAATCTTCG CATGGATTTAAATGCCGTGCCGCTTCCGGACGATGATGATGATACATTTGAACGTCATTTTGAAGATTACAGAGCATCAGGAAAGCATATTGAGCATGTAAATCACGCAGAACATATTGAGAGTGCAGTTGATATATTACGCAGG GAGCGTGAAGAAAGACGTCAGCGACTGAAAAGAGAACGACCGGATGAAAGACAGATGAATGCATCTCAACCAGCAAGGAACGACCAAATTTACCAAGCAAAGCACCATAAACCTTCTGATAGAAACAAGCTTCCTCCAG GTTGGTTGGATTGCCCTGCAGCTGGTCATGAGATTAGTTGTATTATCCCTTCAAAAGTCCCACTCGGGGAAGCCTTTAATGACTCTGTTCTTCCTGGTAAAAGATACTCTTCTAGGCAAGTGATTCATCAACAAAGAGTTTTAGGAAGAAAG CTCGGTTTAGTGATCGATCTTACGAACACCAGTCGTTACTACTTGGTTGGTGATTGGAAGAAAGAAGGCATCAAGCATGTTAAG ATTTCTTGCAAGGGGCGTGATTCTGTTCCTGACAATGATGCTGTGAATCAATTTGTTCACGAG GTTTCACAATTTATAGTCCGGCAAAAGCAGTCAAAGAAGTATATACTTGTCCACTGTACCCATGGGCATAACCGCACTGGTTTTATGATAGTTCATTATCTCATGCGTTCACTACATATATCAGTCACTCAG GCTATCAATATATTTGCCGAAGCGCGTCCGCCTGGAATATACAAACCAGACTATATTGATGCCTTGTATACATTTTATCATGAGAGGAGGCCTGATATTGTTGTTTGTCCTTCAACTCCGGATTGGAAAAGATCTGAACTTGATCTAAATGGTGATGCGATGCCAGATGAGGATGATGATGGTGGTCCTGCTTCTCCTATATTACCT GAGAATCATGAAGTAGAGGGATCGATGACAAATGATGACATTTTGGGAGATAGTATCCCTTCTGACCAGCAAGAAGCAATGAGGCAGTTTTGCTATCAGTCGCTGAAATTGGGTGCTGGG GTAAGAGGCCACTCACAGTTTCCAGGATCCCACCCCGTTTCACTCAACAG TGACAATTTACAACTGTTAAGGCAACGCTACTATTACTCTACATGGAAGGCCGATGGAACACGATATATGATGCTTATTACTATGGATGGGTGCTACTTAGTTGACAGGAATTTTACTTTTCGAAGGGTTCAAATGAGGTTTCCTTGCAAGCCTACTAGTGAG GGTTTTACAGATAAGACTCACCACTTCACGCTTCTTGACGGGGAGATGATTATCGATACTTTGCCGGAGTCACATAAGCAGGAAAGAAGATATCTGATCTATGATATGATGGCAATCAATCAAGTGTCTATCACAGAA CGGCCCTTTTACGAACGTTGGAAGATGCTTGAGAAAGAAGTCATTGAACCCCGGAACCATGAGCGCCATAACATATACCAGAGTAGAAATCCTAACTACAGATATGACTCAGAACCATTCAGG GTTAGAAGGAAGGACTTTTGGTTGCTTTCAACTGTTACCAAACTTTTGAAGGGATTTATTCCAAAGCTTTCACATGATGCAGATGGCCTTGTTTTTCAG GGTTGGGATGATCCTTATGTCCCTCGAACACATGAAGGACTTCTCAAGTGGAAATATGCAACAATGAACTCAGTTGACTTTCTGTTTGAG ATGGCTGACACTCGCCAGTTACTGTATCTCTATGAGCGAGGAAAGAAAAAGCTGATGGAAGGGAACAAGATTGTTTTCAATG ATGATACTGATCCCTCCTCATACTCTGGTAAGATTGTTGAGTGTTCTTGGAATTTTGAGGAAGACGTATGGGTCTTTATGAGAATAAGGCCCGACAAATCAACCCCAAATGATATCAACACCTACAGAAAG GTTTTGAGAAGTATAAAGGACAATATCACAGAGGAAGTGTTACTGAATGAAATAAATGAGATCATCCGCCTGCCAATGTACGCTGATAGGATAAGGAGTGATAGCAAAGCGGCTAGTTTAGCACGACGCAGGTGA
- the LOC141678705 gene encoding uncharacterized protein LOC141678705 isoform X3: MDLNAVPLPDDDDDTFERHFEDYRASGKHIEHVNHAEHIESAVDILRREREERRQRLKRERPDERQMNASQPARNDQIYQAKHHKPSDRNKLPPGWLDCPAAGHEISCIIPSKVPLGEAFNDSVLPGKRYSSRQVIHQQRVLGRKLGLVIDLTNTSRYYLVGDWKKEGIKHVKISCKGRDSVPDNDAVNQFVHEVSQFIVRQKQSKKYILVHCTHGHNRTGFMIVHYLMRSLHISVTQAINIFAEARPPGIYKPDYIDALYTFYHERRPDIVVCPSTPDWKRSELDLNGDAMPDEDDDGGPASPILPENHEVEGSMTNDDILGDSIPSDQQEAMRQFCYQSLKLGAGVRGHSQFPGSHPVSLNSDNLQLLRQRYYYSTWKADGTRYMMLITMDGCYLVDRNFTFRRVQMRFPCKPTSEGFTDKTHHFTLLDGEMIIDTLPESHKQERRYLIYDMMAINQVSITERPFYERWKMLEKEVIEPRNHERHNIYQSRNPNYRYDSEPFRVRRKDFWLLSTVTKLLKGFIPKLSHDADGLVFQGWDDPYVPRTHEGLLKWKYATMNSVDFLFEMADTRQLLYLYERGKKKLMEGNKIVFNDDTDPSSYSGKIVECSWNFEEDVWVFMRIRPDKSTPNDINTYRKVLRSIKDNITEEVLLNEINEIIRLPMYADRIRSDSKAASLARRR; encoded by the exons ATGGATTTAAATGCCGTGCCGCTTCCGGACGATGATGATGATACATTTGAACGTCATTTTGAAGATTACAGAGCATCAGGAAAGCATATTGAGCATGTAAATCACGCAGAACATATTGAGAGTGCAGTTGATATATTACGCAGG GAGCGTGAAGAAAGACGTCAGCGACTGAAAAGAGAACGACCGGATGAAAGACAGATGAATGCATCTCAACCAGCAAGGAACGACCAAATTTACCAAGCAAAGCACCATAAACCTTCTGATAGAAACAAGCTTCCTCCAG GTTGGTTGGATTGCCCTGCAGCTGGTCATGAGATTAGTTGTATTATCCCTTCAAAAGTCCCACTCGGGGAAGCCTTTAATGACTCTGTTCTTCCTGGTAAAAGATACTCTTCTAGGCAAGTGATTCATCAACAAAGAGTTTTAGGAAGAAAG CTCGGTTTAGTGATCGATCTTACGAACACCAGTCGTTACTACTTGGTTGGTGATTGGAAGAAAGAAGGCATCAAGCATGTTAAG ATTTCTTGCAAGGGGCGTGATTCTGTTCCTGACAATGATGCTGTGAATCAATTTGTTCACGAG GTTTCACAATTTATAGTCCGGCAAAAGCAGTCAAAGAAGTATATACTTGTCCACTGTACCCATGGGCATAACCGCACTGGTTTTATGATAGTTCATTATCTCATGCGTTCACTACATATATCAGTCACTCAG GCTATCAATATATTTGCCGAAGCGCGTCCGCCTGGAATATACAAACCAGACTATATTGATGCCTTGTATACATTTTATCATGAGAGGAGGCCTGATATTGTTGTTTGTCCTTCAACTCCGGATTGGAAAAGATCTGAACTTGATCTAAATGGTGATGCGATGCCAGATGAGGATGATGATGGTGGTCCTGCTTCTCCTATATTACCT GAGAATCATGAAGTAGAGGGATCGATGACAAATGATGACATTTTGGGAGATAGTATCCCTTCTGACCAGCAAGAAGCAATGAGGCAGTTTTGCTATCAGTCGCTGAAATTGGGTGCTGGG GTAAGAGGCCACTCACAGTTTCCAGGATCCCACCCCGTTTCACTCAACAG TGACAATTTACAACTGTTAAGGCAACGCTACTATTACTCTACATGGAAGGCCGATGGAACACGATATATGATGCTTATTACTATGGATGGGTGCTACTTAGTTGACAGGAATTTTACTTTTCGAAGGGTTCAAATGAGGTTTCCTTGCAAGCCTACTAGTGAG GGTTTTACAGATAAGACTCACCACTTCACGCTTCTTGACGGGGAGATGATTATCGATACTTTGCCGGAGTCACATAAGCAGGAAAGAAGATATCTGATCTATGATATGATGGCAATCAATCAAGTGTCTATCACAGAA CGGCCCTTTTACGAACGTTGGAAGATGCTTGAGAAAGAAGTCATTGAACCCCGGAACCATGAGCGCCATAACATATACCAGAGTAGAAATCCTAACTACAGATATGACTCAGAACCATTCAGG GTTAGAAGGAAGGACTTTTGGTTGCTTTCAACTGTTACCAAACTTTTGAAGGGATTTATTCCAAAGCTTTCACATGATGCAGATGGCCTTGTTTTTCAG GGTTGGGATGATCCTTATGTCCCTCGAACACATGAAGGACTTCTCAAGTGGAAATATGCAACAATGAACTCAGTTGACTTTCTGTTTGAG ATGGCTGACACTCGCCAGTTACTGTATCTCTATGAGCGAGGAAAGAAAAAGCTGATGGAAGGGAACAAGATTGTTTTCAATG ATGATACTGATCCCTCCTCATACTCTGGTAAGATTGTTGAGTGTTCTTGGAATTTTGAGGAAGACGTATGGGTCTTTATGAGAATAAGGCCCGACAAATCAACCCCAAATGATATCAACACCTACAGAAAG GTTTTGAGAAGTATAAAGGACAATATCACAGAGGAAGTGTTACTGAATGAAATAAATGAGATCATCCGCCTGCCAATGTACGCTGATAGGATAAGGAGTGATAGCAAAGCGGCTAGTTTAGCACGACGCAGGTGA
- the LOC141678706 gene encoding uncharacterized protein LOC141678706: MNFKSMDEFWPFYLSQHSKPATRMWHFAGTSASLLCFIYSVVFNWWFLFCVPLVGYGMAWYSHFFVERNVPATFGHPVWSFLCDYKMFGLMLTGQMDQEIKRLGKRPVLQAY; encoded by the coding sequence ATGAATTTCAAGAGCATGGATGAGTTTTGGCCTTTCTATTTGAGCCAACACTCGAAACCAGCAACAAGGATGTGGCATTTTGCAGGCACCAGTGCTAGTCTTCTGTGTTTCATATACTCAGTTGTGTTTAACTGGTGGTTCTTGTTTTGTGTTCCTTTGGTAGGTTATGGCATGGCTTGGTATAGCCATTTCTTCGTCGAAAGGAATGTTCCCGCGACGTTTGGGCATCCGGTTTGGTCATTTTTATGTGATTACAAGATGTTTGGATTGATGCTCACTGGTCAGATGGATCAAGAAATCAAAAGGCTTGGTAAGAGACCAGTGCTGCAAGCTTATTGA